From Natator depressus isolate rNatDep1 chromosome 7, rNatDep2.hap1, whole genome shotgun sequence, the proteins below share one genomic window:
- the BNIP3 gene encoding BCL2/adenovirus E1B 19 kDa protein-interacting protein 3, producing MSQGEGPSLQEENLHGSWVELHFSSNGNGNPVQPTSHEQVPDSISIYNGDMEKILLDAQHESGRSSSRESSRCDSPPRSQTPQDNNRASEVETHSSGEKNSSQSEEDFLERRKEIERLLQKNSDWIWDWSSRPENIPPKEFLFKHPKRTASLSMRNTSMMKKGGIFSAEFLKVFLPSLLLSHLLAIGLGIYIGRRLTTTTTTSTF from the exons GTTCCTGGGTGGAACTGCACTTCAGCAGTAACGGCAATGGTAACCCCGTCCAGCCAACAAGCCACGAGCAAGTACCAGACTCTATTTCTATTTACAATGGTGACATGGAGAAAATACTCCTAGATGCACAGCATGAATCCGGAAGAAGCAGTTCAAGAGAAAGCTCCCGCTGTGATAG CCCTCCTCGTTCCCAGACACCTCAGGACAATAACAGAGCTTCTGAAGTGGAGACTCACAGCAGTGGAGAAAAGAATAGCTCTCAG TCTGAAGAAGATTTtcttgaaagaagaaaagaaatagaaAGGCTCTTgcagaaaaattcagactggatatGGGATTGGTCCAGTAGGCCTGAGAACATCCCACCAAA GGAATTTCTCTTTAAACACCCTAAGCGTACTGCTTCTCTCAGCATGAGAAACACAAGCATGATGAAGAAAGGGGGCATATTCTCAGCAGAATTTTTAAAGGTGTTCCTTCcatctctgcttctctctcattTGCTTGCCATAGGGCTAGg GATTTATATCGGAAGACGTCTGACAACCACAACTACAACCAGCACCTTTTAA